The following are encoded together in the Capsulimonas corticalis genome:
- a CDS encoding DPP IV N-terminal domain-containing protein: MQKRITRRGFLTRAAVGGAGLMVGSAGISMNTLSAEAATGSAGAPAPFRPTPAEYAALLAQQEPYEDIIRLPVYKTQIEPRWFAGGSRFWYRSDLAKARQEFVLVDAAQGTREAAFDHARLAASLSQATGKTYEGDRLPFREIAFADDGKSVLFAVDKTVWQCDLSSYVTSRSILTELPASPAVEGARREINDDGGGPAPETASPDGRWIAFVKENNAWLRDAKSGAEKPLGAQGTAERPISEMMRWSPDSQTLVAFTVNRVPVKPVYMVESSPKNGDTRGELHHHEYEQPGDDLSQFDMWIFRPETGAAVKAQIDTIDFWDGTDIRWRGDGGAQFYFERTDRGHQRFRLFEIDAQTGAAKTVIDERTQTFINSNNGYTYYPKGAPEVIYASEQDGWRHLYLYDSQTGARKNPITRGEWVVRSVERVDDDTRRIWFTASGKNQGEDPYFLHHYRVNFDGSNLVALTEGNGTHEVQYSPDRKYLIDSYSRVDLPPRHTLRRVSDGALVVALEQADASELTAAGWRTPEPFAAKGRDGRTDIWGIVVRPFHFDPAKKYPVIESIYAGPQDSFVQKSFSARNGMQTLANQGFIVVMCDGMGTRNRSKAFHDVCWRNIKDAGFPDRIAWIKAVAAKYPYCDTDRVGIYGTSAGGQNSTGALLFHPEFYHVGVSSCGCHDNRIDKRWWNEQWMGYPVGPWYKESSNIENAGRLRGKLLLMVGELDSNVPPESTLRLTDALMREDKDFDLLVLTGMDHTGGGDYGERRRRDYFVRHLLGVEPPDRNAPKAPRPPVHLTMRPVGDEAMAQTDGGPDTTIEFRNDTGKTVELFWLEGGGKRTSYGEILSGASRVLHTYAGHSWLVAVQGDAPLGVYVGESRPGIAEIHAGH, translated from the coding sequence TGATGGTGGGATCGGCGGGGATTTCCATGAACACACTGAGCGCCGAGGCCGCGACGGGAAGCGCCGGCGCGCCGGCGCCGTTCCGGCCCACCCCGGCGGAGTACGCCGCGCTGCTGGCTCAGCAGGAGCCATACGAGGATATCATTCGCCTTCCCGTCTACAAGACCCAGATCGAGCCACGCTGGTTTGCCGGCGGCTCGCGTTTCTGGTATCGCAGCGATCTGGCGAAGGCGCGCCAGGAGTTTGTGCTCGTGGACGCGGCCCAGGGAACCCGAGAGGCGGCCTTTGACCACGCCAGGCTCGCCGCTAGCCTGTCCCAGGCGACAGGGAAGACGTACGAGGGCGATCGCCTTCCGTTTCGCGAAATCGCGTTCGCGGACGACGGCAAATCCGTGCTCTTCGCCGTGGACAAAACGGTCTGGCAGTGCGACCTGTCAAGTTATGTCACGTCCCGCTCGATCCTCACGGAGCTGCCGGCGTCGCCCGCAGTCGAGGGGGCGCGGCGCGAGATTAATGATGACGGCGGCGGGCCTGCCCCCGAGACCGCTTCGCCGGATGGACGCTGGATCGCGTTCGTCAAGGAGAACAACGCCTGGCTGCGCGATGCAAAGAGCGGCGCGGAGAAGCCTCTGGGCGCGCAGGGAACGGCCGAGCGTCCGATCAGCGAGATGATGCGTTGGTCTCCGGATTCCCAAACGCTGGTGGCTTTCACGGTGAACCGGGTCCCGGTAAAGCCGGTTTATATGGTCGAGTCGTCGCCCAAAAACGGCGATACGCGCGGCGAGCTGCACCACCACGAATACGAGCAGCCGGGGGACGATCTCTCCCAGTTCGACATGTGGATCTTCCGTCCCGAGACGGGAGCGGCGGTGAAGGCCCAGATCGATACGATCGATTTCTGGGACGGGACCGACATCCGCTGGCGCGGGGACGGCGGCGCTCAATTCTACTTCGAGCGCACGGACCGGGGGCATCAGCGGTTTCGCCTTTTCGAGATCGACGCGCAGACCGGCGCGGCCAAAACGGTTATCGATGAGCGCACACAAACGTTTATCAACTCCAACAATGGGTACACCTACTATCCCAAGGGCGCGCCCGAGGTGATCTATGCCTCCGAGCAGGACGGCTGGCGTCATCTTTACCTCTACGATTCCCAAACGGGCGCGCGAAAGAACCCGATCACGCGCGGCGAGTGGGTCGTGCGCTCCGTGGAGCGCGTGGATGACGACACGCGGCGGATCTGGTTCACAGCGAGCGGGAAAAACCAAGGGGAAGATCCTTATTTCCTCCACCACTATCGCGTTAACTTCGACGGCTCAAATTTGGTTGCGCTGACCGAGGGCAACGGGACCCATGAAGTCCAGTACTCGCCCGACCGTAAGTACTTGATCGACAGCTATTCGCGCGTGGACCTGCCGCCGCGACACACGCTGCGCCGCGTGTCGGACGGCGCGCTGGTTGTGGCGCTGGAGCAGGCCGACGCATCGGAGCTGACCGCCGCCGGATGGCGGACGCCGGAGCCGTTCGCCGCCAAGGGGCGCGATGGCCGAACGGATATCTGGGGGATCGTGGTGCGCCCGTTTCACTTCGATCCGGCGAAGAAATATCCCGTGATTGAGAGCATCTACGCGGGTCCGCAGGATTCGTTCGTGCAGAAGAGCTTCAGCGCGCGCAATGGGATGCAGACGCTCGCGAACCAGGGCTTCATCGTCGTGATGTGTGATGGGATGGGGACGCGCAATCGCTCCAAAGCCTTCCACGATGTATGCTGGCGCAACATCAAGGACGCCGGCTTTCCCGACCGGATCGCGTGGATCAAAGCCGTGGCCGCGAAATATCCCTACTGCGACACCGATCGGGTGGGGATCTATGGCACATCGGCGGGCGGGCAGAACTCCACCGGGGCGCTTCTCTTCCATCCCGAGTTTTATCATGTCGGCGTTTCCAGCTGCGGCTGTCACGACAATCGGATCGACAAGCGCTGGTGGAACGAGCAGTGGATGGGCTACCCGGTCGGACCCTGGTACAAAGAAAGCTCGAATATCGAGAACGCCGGCCGTCTGCGCGGCAAGCTGCTGCTGATGGTGGGCGAGCTGGATTCGAACGTCCCCCCAGAGTCAACGCTGCGTCTCACCGATGCGCTGATGCGTGAAGATAAGGATTTCGATCTGCTCGTGCTCACGGGAATGGACCATACCGGCGGCGGCGATTACGGGGAGCGTCGCCGCCGCGATTACTTCGTACGGCATCTGCTCGGCGTGGAGCCGCCGGATCGGAACGCGCCCAAAGCGCCGAGGCCGCCGGTCCATTTGACGATGCGGCCCGTCGGCGACGAGGCGATGGCGCAGACGGACGGCGGGCCGGATACGACCATCGAGTTTCGCAACGATACGGGGAAGACGGTGGAGCTGTTCTGGCTTGAGGGCGGCGGCAAGCGGACATCCTATGGAGAGATTCTGTCCGGAGCAAGCCGCGTGCTGCACACCTATGCGGGGCACTCCTGGCTTGTGGCGGTTCAGGGAGACGCGCCGCTGGGTGTATACGTTGGCGAGAGCCGCCCCGGGATCGCGGAGATTCACGCCGGGCATTAG
- a CDS encoding aminopeptidase P N-terminal domain-containing protein, which yields MKKAYWTADEFAARREKVFDRIGSGVSAFLHGAGPVAGFELFRQTNDFYYLTGIEVPQSYLVMDGARRRSVLYVPNRDPHAANEGGGLGAEDADLLKGISGVDEVAGLSCLTDHLETAAKIFTPHSPSEGRLACQDTLRAAARSLAADPWSAGWSRDQRVREILAGYCPAAEIHDLSPILHDLRLIKSPRELEVMREAGAVCARAVAEAMRSTRPGVYEYQLGAVADYVYRMNDVRSEGYRPIIATAGNIWHAHYYQNHCLLEDGELVLMDYAPDIQNYTSDIGRMWPVNGRYDATQRELYGYIVEYHKTLLKYIRPGVIPRQILAEAAADMAIVIENTAFSKPIYEQAARRTLTFEGHLSHPVGMAVHDVGKYFDRPMEPGLVFALDPQMWIPEERLYVRVEDTVAVTENGVEALTSGAPLELREVEALIASRGLIQSFPMTLGDGVRELAFQ from the coding sequence ATGAAAAAGGCTTATTGGACTGCGGACGAATTTGCGGCGCGCCGCGAGAAGGTGTTCGATCGGATCGGATCGGGCGTCAGCGCGTTTTTGCATGGCGCCGGCCCGGTGGCGGGCTTTGAGCTATTCCGTCAGACAAACGATTTTTACTACCTGACCGGCATCGAGGTCCCGCAAAGCTATCTGGTCATGGACGGCGCGCGGCGGCGATCGGTGCTTTATGTCCCCAATCGCGATCCCCACGCCGCGAACGAGGGCGGGGGGCTTGGCGCGGAGGACGCCGACCTGCTGAAAGGCATTTCCGGCGTGGACGAAGTCGCGGGGCTCAGCTGCCTGACGGATCACCTCGAAACCGCCGCGAAGATCTTTACGCCGCACAGCCCGTCGGAAGGCCGTCTTGCCTGCCAGGATACCCTGCGCGCGGCGGCCCGGTCGCTTGCGGCCGATCCCTGGAGCGCCGGATGGTCGCGGGATCAGCGTGTCCGTGAGATCCTTGCGGGATACTGTCCCGCCGCCGAGATCCATGACCTTTCGCCGATTTTGCACGACCTGCGATTGATCAAGAGTCCGCGCGAGCTTGAGGTCATGCGCGAGGCCGGCGCGGTCTGCGCGCGCGCCGTGGCGGAGGCGATGCGATCGACGCGCCCCGGCGTCTACGAATATCAACTGGGCGCGGTGGCCGATTATGTGTATCGCATGAACGACGTGCGAAGCGAGGGGTATCGCCCGATCATCGCCACGGCGGGAAACATCTGGCACGCGCATTACTACCAAAACCATTGTCTCCTCGAAGACGGCGAGCTGGTGCTGATGGACTACGCCCCCGATATCCAGAACTACACAAGTGATATCGGCCGCATGTGGCCGGTGAACGGCCGGTACGACGCTACGCAGCGCGAGCTGTACGGCTATATCGTGGAGTACCACAAGACGCTTCTCAAATACATTCGCCCGGGCGTCATCCCGCGCCAGATTCTCGCGGAAGCGGCGGCGGACATGGCGATTGTCATCGAAAACACCGCGTTTTCGAAACCGATCTACGAGCAGGCGGCGCGCCGGACCCTGACCTTTGAAGGGCACCTCTCGCACCCCGTCGGCATGGCCGTACACGATGTCGGCAAGTATTTCGACCGTCCGATGGAGCCCGGTCTCGTCTTTGCGCTCGACCCGCAGATGTGGATCCCGGAGGAGCGGCTTTACGTTCGAGTCGAGGACACCGTCGCCGTCACCGAAAACGGGGTTGAAGCGCTGACATCCGGCGCGCCGCTGGAGCTGCGCGAAGTGGAGGCGCTAATCGCCTCGCGGGGCTTGATCCAGAGCTTTCCAATGACGCTTGGGGACGGCGTACGGGAACTGGCTTTTCAGTAA
- a CDS encoding aldehyde dehydrogenase (NADP(+)) — translation MTTLHGRNLLGETSSALGDITFSGYSTLTGQALKTVFHEATPEEIDRAVSLAAGAAGPYRALPAEARADFLSRIADEIVALGDDLLEIAHQESALPKDRLTGERGRTVGQLRMFADLVREGSYVDARIDRALPDRAPLPRPDMRRMLIPLGPVAVFGASNFPFAFSVAGGDTASALAAGCPVVVKAHPAHPGTSEMVGEAVLRAVRGANLPEGVFSMVHGRADVGGRLARHPDLEAVAFTGSLGAGRALFDIAASRPKPIPVYAEMGSVNPVFILPGALAERGEALAAGLAQSVTAGVGQFCTNPGLVVGIQGPALDAFVQTVARAVSKTPSSMLTMGICSAYHHGRERLKTLRGVHLETPPAEKADAAMALAAPSVFSTDAETFLQTHALSEEVFGPLTLVVACRNPRETLDVARRLEGQLTATVHAGASELSAFRDLVTTLETKAGRLIFNGFPTGVEVAPTMQHGGPYPATTDSRSTSVGTAAIFRFLRPICWQGAPRELLPPELQDENPRGIWRMVDNHWTREGIV, via the coding sequence ATGACGACGCTGCATGGCCGCAATTTGCTTGGCGAGACATCGTCCGCTCTGGGGGATATCACGTTTTCGGGATACAGCACCCTCACCGGGCAAGCGCTGAAAACGGTGTTCCACGAGGCGACGCCGGAGGAGATCGACCGCGCGGTGAGCCTTGCGGCGGGCGCGGCCGGCCCTTATCGCGCGCTTCCCGCCGAGGCGCGCGCCGACTTTCTCAGCCGCATCGCCGACGAGATCGTGGCGCTCGGCGACGATCTTCTGGAGATCGCGCATCAGGAAAGCGCGCTGCCCAAGGATCGCTTGACCGGCGAGCGGGGACGCACCGTCGGCCAACTGCGCATGTTCGCGGATCTGGTCCGCGAAGGCTCTTATGTGGATGCGCGGATCGACCGCGCCTTGCCGGATCGCGCGCCCCTGCCGCGCCCGGACATGCGCCGCATGCTGATCCCGCTCGGTCCCGTGGCTGTCTTCGGCGCCAGTAACTTTCCCTTCGCCTTTTCCGTGGCCGGCGGCGACACCGCCTCCGCGCTCGCCGCCGGCTGCCCCGTGGTGGTCAAGGCGCATCCCGCGCATCCCGGTACATCGGAGATGGTGGGGGAAGCGGTCCTTCGGGCCGTTCGGGGAGCGAACTTGCCCGAAGGAGTCTTCTCCATGGTGCATGGCCGCGCGGATGTCGGCGGCCGTCTCGCGCGCCACCCGGATCTGGAGGCCGTCGCCTTCACGGGTTCGCTGGGCGCGGGCCGCGCGCTGTTCGACATCGCCGCGAGCCGTCCGAAGCCGATCCCCGTTTATGCTGAAATGGGCAGCGTCAACCCCGTGTTCATTCTTCCCGGCGCCCTGGCGGAGCGCGGCGAAGCGCTGGCGGCGGGACTGGCGCAGTCCGTGACGGCCGGAGTGGGGCAGTTCTGCACGAATCCCGGGCTTGTTGTCGGTATCCAGGGACCTGCTCTGGACGCATTCGTACAGACGGTCGCGCGCGCCGTTTCCAAGACGCCGTCTTCGATGCTGACGATGGGGATTTGCAGCGCCTACCATCATGGCCGGGAGCGCCTGAAAACGCTGCGCGGCGTGCATCTGGAGACCCCGCCCGCCGAGAAGGCCGATGCGGCCATGGCGCTGGCCGCGCCATCCGTGTTCAGTACGGACGCCGAGACGTTTTTGCAGACACACGCGCTGTCCGAGGAAGTCTTTGGGCCGCTGACGCTGGTGGTCGCCTGCCGCAATCCCAGGGAAACGCTCGATGTCGCCCGGCGTCTGGAAGGTCAGTTGACGGCGACGGTGCACGCCGGCGCATCGGAGTTATCCGCGTTCCGCGACCTTGTGACGACCCTGGAAACGAAAGCCGGCCGCTTGATCTTCAATGGATTCCCGACCGGCGTGGAAGTCGCGCCGACGATGCAGCATGGCGGCCCTTATCCCGCGACGACGGACAGCCGCTCCACCTCCGTGGGGACTGCGGCGATTTTCCGGTTTCTGCGTCCGATTTGCTGGCAGGGCGCTCCGAGGGAATTGCTGCCGCCGGAGCTTCAGGACGAGAACCCGCGTGGAATCTGGCGGATGGTCGACAATCATTGGACGCGCGAGGGTATCGTATGA
- a CDS encoding DUF885 family protein: MTALLTIARASQIAGAKDRMPELISRFRSDRNCLERQLSVPYSEAFWARRESFLEEWRSALEALPYDDLSRDDRCDWRLLTGLLDAETRRLAQERLRFAAAQPLLPFAACLTELETRRKQMSDIDAAEIARRLDRMRTEVKTAQGILESDRDFASPTIVADAAEAVLALREMLTGWFEFYNGYDPLFTWWAEKPYRGLDAALESYAIALRQAAIGAAEGAILGAPIGRAALCDELRYAQIAYSPEELIAAARADMLACRTELRLAARAMGCGDDWRAALELVKQDHVAPGAQTALVRDLAHEAIAYVESENLVTVPALARECWQMEMMSAERQKINPFFTGGETISISFPTNDMEHAQKEMSLRGNNRHFARATVHHELIPGHHLQGFCQERYRPYRQIFYTPFWTEGWTLHWEMLLWERGFARTPQEKIGMLFWRQHRCARVIFSLGFHLGEMTAAECVEMLVHEVGHERDNAEAEVRRSFEGGYDPLYQLAYLIGGMQMHSLHRELVHGGRMTDREFHDAVLRENCMPIPTLRALLTGDPLEQDLDVEWKFLG; this comes from the coding sequence ATGACCGCACTTCTCACCATCGCGCGCGCGAGCCAAATCGCTGGGGCGAAAGATCGCATGCCGGAATTGATCTCCCGGTTTCGCAGTGACCGCAACTGTCTGGAGCGTCAGCTCTCCGTCCCTTATTCCGAGGCGTTCTGGGCGCGCCGGGAATCGTTTCTAGAGGAATGGCGCTCAGCCCTGGAAGCCCTGCCGTACGACGACCTGAGCCGGGACGACCGCTGCGACTGGCGTTTGCTGACCGGCTTGCTGGACGCCGAAACCCGGCGTCTGGCGCAGGAGCGTCTGCGGTTCGCGGCAGCCCAGCCGCTGCTTCCCTTTGCGGCCTGTTTGACCGAACTGGAGACGCGGCGAAAACAGATGTCGGATATCGACGCCGCCGAGATCGCCCGGCGCCTGGATCGAATGCGGACCGAGGTCAAGACAGCGCAGGGGATTCTGGAATCCGATCGAGACTTTGCGTCTCCCACAATCGTCGCCGACGCGGCCGAAGCTGTCCTCGCGCTGCGCGAAATGCTGACGGGGTGGTTTGAGTTTTACAATGGGTACGATCCGCTCTTCACTTGGTGGGCTGAAAAGCCCTATCGGGGCCTGGACGCCGCGCTGGAGTCGTATGCGATCGCTCTGCGGCAAGCCGCAATCGGCGCCGCCGAGGGGGCTATTTTGGGCGCTCCCATCGGACGCGCGGCGCTTTGCGATGAACTGCGCTACGCGCAGATCGCCTATAGCCCGGAAGAGCTGATCGCGGCGGCGCGCGCGGACATGCTCGCATGCCGAACCGAACTTCGCCTGGCGGCGCGCGCGATGGGATGCGGCGATGACTGGCGCGCGGCGCTGGAGCTGGTCAAGCAGGACCACGTCGCTCCCGGCGCTCAGACCGCCCTCGTCCGAGACCTCGCGCATGAGGCCATTGCCTATGTGGAGAGCGAGAATTTAGTGACCGTGCCGGCGCTTGCGCGCGAGTGCTGGCAGATGGAGATGATGTCCGCCGAGCGTCAAAAGATCAATCCCTTTTTCACCGGCGGCGAGACCATCTCCATCTCTTTTCCGACAAACGACATGGAGCACGCGCAAAAAGAGATGAGCCTGCGCGGCAACAATCGCCATTTCGCCCGCGCCACGGTGCATCACGAGCTCATCCCCGGCCACCATCTTCAGGGCTTCTGCCAGGAGCGCTACCGTCCGTATCGCCAGATTTTTTACACGCCATTTTGGACCGAGGGCTGGACTCTGCACTGGGAGATGCTGCTCTGGGAACGCGGCTTTGCCCGAACACCCCAGGAAAAGATCGGAATGCTCTTCTGGCGCCAGCATCGCTGCGCCCGCGTGATCTTCTCCCTCGGCTTCCACCTCGGCGAGATGACGGCTGCGGAATGCGTGGAGATGCTGGTCCACGAGGTCGGACACGAACGCGACAACGCCGAGGCCGAAGTGCGCCGCTCCTTTGAGGGGGGCTACGATCCGCTGTATCAGCTCGCCTATCTCATCGGCGGCATGCAGATGCATTCCCTTCACCGGGAACTGGTCCACGGAGGACGCATGACCGACCGCGAATTCCACGACGCCGTCTTGCGCGAAAACTGCATGCCGATCCCCACCTTGCGCGCGCTCCTCACGGGAGATCCGCTGGAGCAGGATCTGGATGTGGAGTGGAAGTTTCTCGGGTGA